In Methylobacterium sp. WL1, the sequence CGCACGTCACCCCGGGCCTCGCCCTGGAGGGCGTCGCGCCACCATTGCAGGCGGATCTCGCCGGCCATCGGGTTCGAGGCCGCCTCGCGCACCCGCGCGACGGTCAGGCTGAAGGCGTAGAGGGCGAAGAGGTGCGGGCGGGCGGCGGCCGGGGCGAACAGGGTCGCATAATAACGGTCGGGGTCGCCGTCGCGAACCAGCTGCTCGCAATGGGTCTGCGCGAAAGCCAGGCCGGTCTCGGCGGGCTTGTCATCGACCTCCGGCATCAATCGACCACGATCAGGGCGGCCGCGACCTTCCGGTTCTCGGCCACCAGGATGTTGTAAGTTCGGGCCGCCGCCCCGGTCTGCATCACGTCCAGCCCGACGCCGGCATCCTTGAGCCAGCCGCGCAGGGACGGATCGATCGCCGCGATGTCGAGGCCGGTGCCGACCAGCAGCAGCTCGATCTCCGCCGCCTCGGCCTGGACCGGGCGCAGGGCCGTGCGGTCGATCGCCTTCGGCGACGTCACGTCCCACGCCCGAACGCCCGA encodes:
- a CDS encoding MTH938/NDUFAF3 family protein codes for the protein MAEQPSPKSFESGFVPGRHIIDTYGNGGFRFAGMSHRGSLLLLPSGVRAWDVTSPKAIDRTALRPVQAEAAEIELLLVGTGLDIAAIDPSLRGWLKDAGVGLDVMQTGAAARTYNILVAENRKVAAALIVVD